A part of Larkinella insperata genomic DNA contains:
- a CDS encoding aldo/keto reductase produces MQYRTFGRTGWQVSDIGYGMWGLAGWTGSEREEVDQALNRSVELGCNFFDTAWGYGEGLSERILGDLLKRYSDKRLYVATKIPPKNRKWPSRPEFSLDDVFPADYIVEYTEKSLKNLGVETIDLQQFHVWEDGWADRDEWKEAITKLTKEGKVQAWGLSVNRWEPDNCLNTLRTNLIDGVQVIYNIFDQAPEDNLFPLCRELNIGVIARVPFDEGTLTGTLTKETTFPADDWRSTYFVPENLNASVDHAEALKPLIPSDMTMPEMALRFILSNPDVATTIPGMRKIRNVEANMAASDAKGLSPELLQQLEGHRWDRTPTEWSQ; encoded by the coding sequence ATGCAATACCGTACGTTTGGCCGAACTGGCTGGCAGGTAAGTGACATAGGTTACGGCATGTGGGGCCTAGCTGGTTGGACGGGTTCCGAGCGGGAAGAGGTCGATCAGGCCCTGAACCGCTCCGTGGAACTGGGCTGCAATTTTTTTGATACGGCCTGGGGCTACGGCGAAGGGCTGAGCGAGCGAATCCTGGGCGATTTGCTGAAACGCTACAGCGACAAACGGCTTTACGTCGCCACCAAAATTCCGCCCAAAAACCGGAAATGGCCCTCCAGACCGGAATTTTCCCTGGATGATGTCTTTCCGGCCGATTACATTGTTGAATACACCGAAAAAAGCCTGAAAAACCTGGGGGTGGAGACGATTGACCTTCAGCAGTTTCACGTCTGGGAAGATGGCTGGGCCGACCGCGACGAGTGGAAGGAAGCCATTACGAAGCTGACCAAAGAGGGAAAAGTACAGGCCTGGGGACTGTCGGTAAACCGTTGGGAACCCGACAATTGCCTGAACACCCTGCGGACGAATCTGATCGATGGGGTGCAGGTAATCTACAACATTTTTGATCAGGCTCCGGAAGACAACCTGTTTCCGCTTTGCCGCGAACTGAACATCGGCGTCATTGCCCGCGTTCCGTTCGACGAAGGCACGCTGACCGGGACCCTGACCAAAGAAACCACTTTCCCGGCCGACGACTGGCGCTCAACGTACTTCGTACCGGAAAACCTCAACGCCAGCGTTGATCACGCCGAAGCGCTGAAACCGCTGATTCCGTCGGACATGACGATGCCGGAAATGGCCCTGCGCTTCATCCTGAGCAACCCGGATGTTGCCACAACGATTCCTGGTATGCGTAAAATCCGGAACGTAGAAGCCAACATGGCCGCCAGCGATGCCAAAGGGTTGTCGCCCGAATTACTTCAACAATTGGAAGGCCACCGCTGGGATCGCACGCCAACCGAGTGGAGCCAGTAG
- a CDS encoding putative quinol monooxygenase produces MLVRIVRMAFQEGKTSEFLALFDASKQRIRAFPGCRHLELLRDLDQPTVYVTYSHWESPEALEQYRRSDLFITTWAATKALFADRPAAFSLETVETVSL; encoded by the coding sequence ATGTTGGTACGTATTGTTCGGATGGCTTTTCAGGAAGGAAAAACAAGTGAGTTTCTGGCCCTGTTTGATGCGTCGAAGCAGCGCATTCGGGCGTTCCCCGGTTGTCGGCACCTCGAACTGCTCCGGGATCTCGACCAGCCGACTGTTTATGTCACCTACAGCCATTGGGAGTCGCCGGAAGCGCTGGAGCAATACCGTCGTTCGGACCTTTTCATAACGACCTGGGCGGCCACCAAGGCGCTGTTTGCCGACCGGCCCGCGGCCTTTTCATTGGAAACCGTAGAAACGGTTAGCCTGTGA